A part of Candidatus Binatia bacterium genomic DNA contains:
- a CDS encoding DUF2461 domain-containing protein, translating to MTAEHALRVTRFTGFADERARFFHALARNQNREWFLAHKHEYEQGWREPMLALLWEVRAKVVRTYGEDVLGEPKVFRIFRDVRFSRDKSPYKTHVAGYLPLVSTGGRVPGPVALYVHLGTDRYVGAGHWMMDAAQLARFRSAVLDERRGAALARIVKRLEKAGFELGSRETLKKVPRGVDPAHPRAELTKRKGLVVGFPPLPPKLIVSPELVDWLAGHARAAAPFVGWLADLAT from the coding sequence ATGACGGCCGAGCACGCGCTTCGCGTCACGCGCTTCACGGGCTTCGCCGACGAGCGAGCGCGCTTCTTCCACGCGCTCGCGCGCAACCAGAACCGCGAGTGGTTCCTCGCGCACAAGCACGAGTACGAGCAGGGCTGGCGCGAGCCGATGCTCGCGCTCCTCTGGGAGGTGCGCGCCAAGGTGGTGCGCACCTACGGCGAGGACGTCCTCGGCGAGCCGAAGGTGTTCCGCATCTTCCGCGACGTGCGCTTCTCGCGCGACAAGTCGCCGTACAAGACGCACGTCGCAGGCTACCTGCCGCTGGTCTCGACGGGCGGACGCGTGCCGGGACCGGTCGCGCTGTACGTGCACCTCGGAACCGATCGCTACGTCGGCGCCGGGCACTGGATGATGGACGCGGCGCAGCTCGCGCGCTTTCGTAGTGCGGTGCTCGACGAGCGTCGCGGCGCGGCGCTCGCGCGCATCGTCAAGCGCCTCGAGAAGGCGGGCTTCGAGCTCGGCTCGCGCGAGACGCTGAAGAAGGTGCCGCGCGGGGTCGACCCGGCGCACCCGCGCGCAGAGCTCACCAAGCGCAAGGGTCTCGTGGTCGGCTTCCCGCCGCTGCCGCCGAAGCTGATCGTGTCACCCGAGCTCGTGGACTGGCTCGCCGGCCACGCGCGCGCCGCGGCGCCGTTCGTCGGCTGGCTCGCGGACCTCGCCACCTGA
- a CDS encoding TIM-barrel domain-containing protein, whose protein sequence is MTYGHSRTLLAARQGRARFVRTLAAVALLVADVAVATDGRAEVPSSASVVAGPLTARVEANPFRLVFEDARGVLLADAPTSDAAFAGTLGFRVDDGWRHATQATRILQRNQRALRAALATDDPAGRTLALHVEAEGDGVIAVTMEIEGSSADVRALGAAWAARDGERFFGFGERANAVEHRGADVESYVSDGPYQEDEYPLMEELLPPVGFRPRLDATYFPMPWLLSSAGYGVLVTNDDTTYHHLASERADAWSFEVQGAPDDEVVAPLPAPRELRFLVFAGPRPADVLERFTRVVGRQPELEAAWPFGPWFQPGGSVDQQVEQVAALREADAPLSVAQTYLHYLPCGANRAREPERTSRLHELGVAVTTYFNPMLCQDYTDAFRHATRTRALLLDQAGDPYLYTYFTTRPFIVGQYDFSFGPGRRAFHNLLSLAVADGHDGWMEDFGEYTPLDARAHDGRRGSAAHNRFVVDYHCAAWDFARKQRRPIVRYQRSGWTGVAPCAQVVWGGDPTTDWGYDGLASTVRAGLGMGLSGIGVWGSDIGGFFSFNGRLLTDELLIRWVQVGLVSGVMRTQRDGIAVPSYDRPQVEDPQNIGIWRRYAKLRTQLYPYVAEVAAEYRRSGLPMMRHLVLAYPDDPRVLDIDDQILFGSDLLAAPVLEPGARTRRLYLPAGEWIDFWRSVRFVEADGSFEPVGAEVLDGGRDVEVPAPLEELPLFVRAGAMLVLLPPDVDTLADYGAGTPGIVRLADRRGERRILAFPRGESTTRFERGRLASREAADGWRLEIEAPNVRWKIAATLSSLERPFTPCAVEWSGRKLAPGLWSYDAASGVLHAEVAGTGTLVVRRTCG, encoded by the coding sequence ATGACCTACGGACACTCGAGAACGCTCCTCGCCGCGCGGCAGGGTCGCGCGCGCTTCGTGCGGACGCTCGCCGCCGTCGCGCTCCTCGTCGCGGACGTAGCCGTCGCGACCGACGGACGCGCCGAGGTGCCGAGCAGCGCCAGCGTCGTCGCGGGTCCGCTCACGGCGCGCGTCGAGGCGAATCCGTTCCGCCTCGTCTTCGAGGACGCGCGCGGCGTGCTGCTCGCCGACGCGCCGACGAGCGACGCGGCGTTTGCCGGCACGCTCGGCTTCCGCGTCGATGACGGTTGGCGGCACGCGACGCAGGCGACGCGCATCCTGCAGCGCAACCAGCGCGCCCTGCGCGCGGCGCTCGCGACCGACGATCCCGCGGGGCGCACGCTCGCGCTACACGTCGAGGCGGAAGGCGACGGCGTCATCGCGGTGACGATGGAGATCGAGGGCTCGTCGGCCGACGTGCGCGCGCTCGGCGCCGCCTGGGCCGCGCGCGACGGCGAGCGCTTCTTCGGCTTCGGTGAGCGCGCGAACGCCGTCGAGCACCGCGGCGCGGACGTCGAGAGCTACGTCTCGGACGGGCCGTACCAGGAGGACGAGTACCCGCTGATGGAGGAGCTGCTGCCTCCGGTGGGCTTCCGACCGCGGCTCGACGCGACGTACTTCCCGATGCCGTGGCTGCTGTCGTCCGCGGGCTACGGCGTGCTCGTGACCAACGACGACACGACCTACCACCACCTCGCGAGCGAGCGCGCCGACGCGTGGAGCTTCGAGGTGCAGGGCGCTCCGGACGACGAGGTCGTGGCACCGCTGCCCGCGCCACGCGAGCTGCGCTTCCTCGTCTTCGCGGGGCCGCGTCCGGCGGACGTCCTCGAGCGCTTCACGCGCGTCGTCGGACGGCAGCCCGAGCTCGAGGCCGCGTGGCCGTTCGGACCGTGGTTCCAGCCCGGCGGCTCGGTCGACCAGCAGGTCGAGCAGGTCGCGGCGCTGCGCGAGGCCGACGCGCCGCTCTCGGTCGCGCAGACCTACCTGCACTACCTGCCGTGCGGCGCGAACCGGGCGCGCGAGCCGGAGCGCACCTCGCGCCTGCACGAGCTCGGCGTCGCGGTGACGACCTACTTCAACCCGATGCTCTGCCAGGACTACACGGACGCCTTCCGTCACGCGACGCGCACGCGCGCGCTGCTCCTCGACCAGGCCGGCGATCCTTATCTTTACACCTACTTCACGACGCGGCCGTTCATCGTCGGGCAGTACGACTTCTCGTTCGGACCCGGGCGACGCGCGTTCCACAACCTGCTGTCGCTCGCGGTGGCCGACGGCCACGACGGCTGGATGGAGGACTTCGGCGAGTACACGCCGCTCGACGCGCGCGCGCACGACGGCCGCCGCGGCTCGGCCGCGCACAACCGCTTCGTGGTCGACTACCACTGCGCGGCCTGGGACTTCGCGCGCAAGCAGCGTCGTCCGATCGTGCGCTACCAGCGCTCGGGCTGGACGGGTGTCGCGCCGTGCGCGCAGGTCGTGTGGGGCGGCGACCCGACGACCGACTGGGGCTACGACGGCCTCGCCTCGACGGTGCGCGCGGGGCTCGGCATGGGGCTCTCCGGCATCGGCGTCTGGGGCTCGGACATCGGCGGCTTCTTCTCCTTCAACGGACGCCTGCTCACCGACGAGCTGCTGATCCGCTGGGTGCAGGTCGGGCTCGTGTCGGGCGTCATGCGGACGCAGCGCGACGGGATCGCGGTCCCGAGCTACGACCGGCCGCAGGTCGAGGACCCGCAGAACATCGGCATCTGGCGGCGCTACGCGAAGCTGCGCACGCAGCTCTACCCGTACGTCGCCGAGGTCGCCGCGGAGTACCGGCGAAGCGGCCTGCCGATGATGCGCCACCTGGTGCTCGCCTACCCGGACGATCCGCGCGTGCTCGACATCGACGACCAGATCCTGTTCGGCTCCGACCTGCTCGCCGCACCCGTGCTCGAGCCGGGCGCGCGCACGCGCCGTCTGTATCTGCCCGCCGGCGAGTGGATCGACTTCTGGCGCAGCGTGCGCTTCGTCGAGGCGGACGGCTCGTTCGAGCCGGTCGGCGCGGAGGTGCTCGACGGCGGGCGCGACGTCGAGGTGCCCGCTCCGCTCGAGGAGCTGCCGCTCTTCGTGCGTGCGGGCGCGATGCTCGTCCTGCTGCCGCCCGACGTCGACACGCTCGCCGACTACGGCGCGGGAACGCCCGGCATCGTGCGCCTCGCCGACCGCCGCGGCGAGCGCCGCATCCTCGCGTTCCCGCGCGGCGAGTCGACGACGCGCTTCGAGCGCGGACGGCTTGCGTCGCGCGAGGCCGCGGACGGCTGGCGGCTCGAGATCGAGGCGCCGAACGTGCGCTGGAAGATCGCTGCGACGCTGTCGTCGCTCGAGCGTCCGTTCACGCCGTGCGCCGTCGAGTGGAGCGGACGCAAGCTCGCGCCGGGGTTGTGGTCGTACGATGCGGCGAGCGGCGTGCTGCACGCGGAGGTCGCGGGCACGGGGACGCTGGTCGTGCGCCGCACGTGTGGCTGA
- a CDS encoding class I SAM-dependent methyltransferase, with product MHAPNPYRDRFDPEVWGLLHDGADAGPATWIFRRGMELAREEWVARRSGAAGDASAAPWLDLGCGGGHLTAILAALGPVVGIDHDVRMLRLARGRRETSSAASGAPRPVLVVARAEALPLRARSVAGVAAVSLLGCLRDATPLVREAARVLRPGGVFVLTITNRASLLRRAERFVTLLGPSREAAGDPVRPYAYREIARALADAGFAVERVRPYGFHLQLGARTLPSFTLSQALERRVGGVAGRILARNLLLVARRS from the coding sequence ATGCACGCGCCGAATCCCTACCGCGACCGCTTCGATCCCGAGGTCTGGGGTCTCCTCCACGACGGCGCCGACGCGGGCCCGGCGACCTGGATCTTCCGCCGCGGCATGGAGCTCGCGCGCGAGGAGTGGGTCGCGCGGCGAAGCGGCGCCGCAGGCGACGCTTCCGCTGCGCCGTGGCTCGACCTCGGCTGCGGCGGCGGCCACCTGACGGCGATCCTCGCCGCGCTCGGACCGGTCGTCGGCATCGACCACGACGTGCGCATGCTGCGGCTCGCGCGCGGGCGCCGCGAGACCAGCAGCGCCGCGAGTGGTGCTCCGCGTCCGGTGCTCGTGGTCGCGCGCGCCGAGGCGCTGCCGCTCCGCGCCCGCAGCGTCGCCGGCGTCGCCGCGGTGTCGCTGCTCGGCTGTCTGCGCGACGCGACGCCGCTCGTGCGCGAGGCGGCGCGCGTGCTGCGTCCGGGCGGCGTCTTCGTCTTGACGATCACCAACCGCGCAAGCCTGCTGCGCCGCGCCGAGCGCTTCGTCACGCTGCTCGGGCCGTCACGCGAAGCCGCGGGCGATCCGGTGCGCCCCTACGCCTACCGCGAGATCGCGCGCGCGCTCGCGGACGCGGGCTTCGCCGTCGAGCGCGTCCGCCCGTACGGCTTCCACCTGCAGCTCGGCGCGCGGACGCTACCATCCTTCACGCTGTCGCAGGCGCTCGAGCGCCGCGTCGGCGGCGTCGCCGGTCGGATACTCGCGCGCAACCTGCTGCTGGTCGCACGACGCTCTTGA